Proteins co-encoded in one Cytobacillus sp. NJ13 genomic window:
- a CDS encoding YrrS family protein, with the protein MKGNSRESRFGKREKRKKTNIVLNSLIALVIVLIIFVSAKIFFGGNNDQAMPADEQTASENESKQNDNKDQGKNVEQDKEDENIDKNSEEEEKEAEENEAEEESEEDKEQVVTEGGSAPDVEKTIENPAWKPVGTSQSGEHTAVYDQNSADWQEMLNAITYATGVDQGNMTVWFLGNNGPNSSVGTISTKDQSEKYRVYIDWVDGEGWKPSKVEVLNEIN; encoded by the coding sequence TTGAAAGGAAATAGCAGAGAATCCCGTTTTGGAAAACGGGAAAAAAGAAAAAAAACAAATATCGTTTTAAATAGTCTTATTGCACTTGTTATCGTCTTGATTATTTTTGTCTCTGCCAAAATATTCTTTGGCGGAAATAATGACCAGGCAATGCCGGCTGATGAACAGACAGCATCTGAGAATGAATCAAAACAAAATGATAATAAAGACCAGGGCAAAAACGTGGAGCAGGATAAAGAGGACGAGAATATAGATAAGAATTCCGAAGAGGAAGAAAAAGAGGCAGAAGAAAATGAAGCCGAAGAGGAATCAGAAGAAGATAAAGAACAAGTCGTGACAGAAGGCGGAAGTGCGCCTGATGTGGAAAAAACGATCGAAAATCCAGCATGGAAACCAGTTGGTACATCTCAATCCGGGGAACATACTGCTGTTTATGATCAAAATTCTGCTGATTGGCAGGAAATGCTCAATGCCATTACCTATGCTACCGGAGTTGATCAGGGCAATATGACTGTATGGTTCCTTGGCAATAATGGGCCAAACAGCTCTGTCGGGACAATTTCCACAAAAGATCAAAGCGAAAAGTACCGTGTCTATATAGACTGGGTTGACGGAGAAGGCTGGAAGCCATCCAAAGTAGAAGTATTAAATGAAATCAATTAA
- the mtnN gene encoding 5'-methylthioadenosine/S-adenosylhomocysteine nucleosidase, with protein sequence MKIAIIGAMEEEVTLLRDKIEDRHQETIAGCEFTAGKMNGADVVLLRSGIGKVNAAMSTAILLERYKPDYVINTGSAGGFNPELNVGDAVISTEVRHHDVDVTAFGYEYGQVPQLPPAFEADGSLVQIAEACAKEIGDIQVVRGLIATGDSFMNDPARVDYIRDKFTDLQAVEMEAAAVAQVAHQFQTPFVVIRALSDIAGKESDVSFEQFLEKAALHSATLVMKIVDALKQ encoded by the coding sequence ATGAAAATAGCTATTATTGGAGCAATGGAAGAGGAAGTTACTTTACTTAGAGATAAAATAGAAGACAGGCACCAGGAAACTATTGCCGGATGCGAGTTTACAGCTGGTAAAATGAATGGCGCAGACGTTGTGCTTCTCCGTTCAGGAATAGGTAAAGTAAACGCAGCCATGTCCACTGCTATTCTTTTGGAGAGATATAAGCCGGATTATGTAATCAATACGGGTTCTGCTGGAGGCTTTAATCCAGAACTGAATGTGGGCGATGCGGTAATCTCAACAGAGGTTAGGCATCATGATGTAGACGTTACCGCTTTTGGCTACGAATATGGACAAGTGCCGCAATTGCCGCCTGCTTTTGAAGCAGACGGCAGTCTGGTGCAGATCGCTGAAGCGTGTGCAAAGGAAATCGGGGATATCCAGGTTGTCAGAGGGTTAATTGCAACAGGTGATTCCTTCATGAATGATCCGGCAAGAGTGGATTATATCCGTGATAAATTTACAGACTTGCAGGCAGTAGAAATGGAAGCAGCGGCGGTGGCACAGGTTGCCCATCAATTTCAGACTCCTTTTGTTGTCATTCGTGCACTCTCTGATATTGCTGGAAAAGAATCCGATGTTTCATTTGAGCAATTTTTGGAGAAGGCGGCACTTCATTCTGCTACGCTGGTAATGAAGATTGTGGATGCCCTAAAGCAGTAA
- a CDS encoding YrzI family small protein translates to MTLNILFLTVTIKKRQLSAEDVVREQMAKKIIDQNRDRQFSIYRPF, encoded by the coding sequence ATGACATTAAATATATTATTTTTGACAGTCACAATAAAAAAACGTCAATTATCAGCAGAAGATGTTGTTCGCGAACAAATGGCTAAAAAAATTATTGATCAAAACCGTGATCGTCAATTCTCTATTTACCGTCCATTTTAA
- a CDS encoding arsenic transporter, giving the protein MDSMQAIWMAIIFSLTIIFMLWRPNGINETVPATIGAGITLLAGIVPFTDILDIFDIVSGASLTIISTIMMSIVLESIGFFRWIALNIVSRSKGSGLRLFIYINLLCFFMTMFFNNDGSILITTPIIIHVVSLLKFTAHQKSPYLISGALVATAASAPIAVSNISNLIALKIVGLSLNDYIEMMFVPSMIGIFTMGLLLLLYFRRDLPKKILKTPLKLDKLSSNFSYSHPLDQPDRHKSIDWWMFKVCLFIVILTRACFFALSSFGIPLEWIGLTGAFLLIVIRWKRNGIGVKDIILKTPWHILLFAFNMYVLVYGLKNVGINEFLVTNLTVYIQNDPLKASFIMGTILTVFSNLFNNLPAVMIGTLAITEMGLKGYMLQIAYLANVMGSDIGALLTPAGTLATLIWFHILKTHSIRITWGQYLKVTFIIIPIALFVSLLSLYLWITWLFV; this is encoded by the coding sequence ATGGATAGCATGCAGGCAATATGGATGGCAATTATATTTTCACTGACAATCATATTCATGTTATGGAGGCCAAATGGAATAAATGAAACGGTCCCAGCTACCATTGGCGCTGGTATAACTTTGCTGGCTGGAATTGTACCCTTTACAGACATTCTGGACATTTTTGATATAGTAAGCGGTGCCTCATTAACCATTATCTCAACTATCATGATGTCCATTGTATTAGAGAGTATTGGTTTTTTCAGATGGATAGCACTAAATATAGTAAGCCGTTCAAAAGGTTCAGGACTGAGATTATTTATATATATAAATTTATTATGTTTTTTCATGACAATGTTCTTTAATAATGACGGAAGTATCCTTATTACAACCCCTATAATTATTCATGTCGTTTCTCTCCTGAAATTCACAGCCCATCAAAAATCCCCTTATTTAATCTCTGGTGCACTGGTTGCAACTGCTGCAAGTGCTCCAATTGCAGTAAGCAATATATCAAACTTAATCGCCTTAAAAATTGTCGGGCTAAGCCTAAATGATTATATAGAAATGATGTTTGTACCATCGATGATTGGCATTTTTACTATGGGTTTATTGCTTCTTCTATACTTTAGGAGAGATTTGCCAAAAAAAATATTGAAAACACCTTTAAAATTGGACAAATTATCTTCTAATTTCTCATATAGCCACCCTCTTGATCAGCCGGATAGGCATAAATCCATTGATTGGTGGATGTTTAAAGTTTGTTTGTTCATAGTCATCCTAACCAGAGCTTGCTTTTTTGCCCTTTCCTCCTTTGGAATCCCGCTTGAATGGATTGGATTAACAGGTGCATTTCTGCTAATAGTGATTAGATGGAAAAGAAACGGAATTGGTGTAAAAGACATTATACTAAAGACTCCATGGCACATCTTATTGTTTGCTTTTAATATGTATGTTCTAGTATATGGTCTAAAGAATGTAGGGATAAACGAATTTCTTGTTACGAATTTAACAGTTTATATACAAAATGATCCGTTAAAGGCAAGTTTTATTATGGGTACCATTCTTACAGTCTTCTCCAACCTTTTCAATAATCTTCCTGCTGTTATGATCGGGACACTGGCTATTACTGAAATGGGATTGAAAGGTTACATGCTGCAGATTGCTTATCTTGCAAATGTAATGGGAAGTGATATAGGAGCTCTGTTAACACCAGCTGGCACTCTAGCCACTTTAATCTGGTTCCATATCCTAAAAACCCACTCTATAAGAATTACATGGGGCCAATATTTAAAAGTTACTTTCATCATCATACCGATTGCTTTATTTGTCAGTCTGCTGAGCCTTTATTTATGGATCACTTGGCTATTTGTATAG
- the yqeH gene encoding ribosome biogenesis GTPase YqeH, producing the protein MSEEQFVCIGCGVKVQTENPEELGYAPQSALQKETIICQRCFRLKHYNEVQDVSLTDDDFLKILNEIGQSDALIVKIVDIFDFNGSWLPGLHRFVGSNKILLVGNKVDLLPKSVKTNKLINWMKQESKQLGLKPEEVYLASAAKGYSINEIAEAIDHYREGKDVYVVGCTNVGKSTFINRILKEVTGEGDVITTSHFPGTTLDIIEIPLSDGKALVDTPGIINHHQMAHYVDKRDLKVITPKKEIKPKVYQLNEEQTLFFGGLARFDYIAGGRRSFVCHFSNELIIHRTKTEKADELYRNHAGEMLTPPREEQMETFPELVKHEFTIKEPKTDIVFSGLGWITVNEGGAKVAAYVPKGVHAMIRKSLI; encoded by the coding sequence GTGAGTGAAGAGCAATTTGTTTGCATAGGCTGTGGAGTAAAAGTTCAAACAGAAAATCCTGAGGAGCTGGGCTATGCTCCTCAATCAGCTCTGCAGAAGGAAACGATTATTTGCCAGCGCTGTTTTAGGCTGAAACATTATAATGAAGTTCAGGATGTAAGCTTGACTGATGATGATTTTCTTAAGATCCTGAATGAAATTGGACAAAGTGATGCACTTATCGTGAAGATTGTGGACATCTTTGATTTTAACGGGAGCTGGCTTCCGGGGCTTCACCGTTTTGTAGGCAGCAATAAAATTCTGCTTGTCGGAAACAAAGTTGACCTTCTTCCAAAGTCGGTGAAAACAAACAAGCTGATTAACTGGATGAAGCAGGAATCAAAACAGCTGGGATTGAAACCGGAAGAAGTCTATCTGGCAAGTGCTGCGAAAGGGTACTCCATTAACGAGATTGCAGAAGCTATCGACCATTACCGGGAAGGAAAAGACGTGTATGTAGTTGGGTGTACAAATGTAGGTAAATCCACATTCATCAATCGCATATTAAAGGAAGTAACAGGTGAGGGCGATGTCATCACAACTTCCCACTTCCCGGGCACAACTCTTGATATTATCGAAATACCTTTATCTGATGGAAAAGCTTTAGTAGATACTCCGGGAATAATAAACCATCATCAAATGGCCCATTATGTAGATAAAAGGGATTTAAAGGTTATTACACCTAAAAAGGAGATAAAGCCTAAGGTTTACCAGCTGAATGAAGAGCAGACTCTGTTCTTTGGCGGACTGGCAAGATTCGATTACATTGCTGGGGGCCGGCGTTCATTTGTTTGCCATTTCTCCAATGAACTAATCATTCACCGCACCAAAACAGAAAAGGCCGATGAGCTATATCGGAATCATGCAGGAGAGATGCTCACCCCTCCAAGAGAAGAACAGATGGAAACCTTCCCGGAGCTTGTGAAACATGAATTCACAATAAAAGAACCGAAAACAGATATAGTGTTTTCAGGACTTGGCTGGATTACAGTAAATGAAGGCGGGGCAAAAGTAGCTGCTTATGTTCCTAAAGGAGTACATGCCATGATAAGAAAGTCTTTAATTTAG
- a CDS encoding phosphatidylserine decarboxylase: MLKPVYRLLIELTNGKWTSGMLQKFAKSNLSRRVIPSFIRIYNINESEMEKNLHEYPTLHEFFIRRLKEGARVTDVSPDSAVSPVDAVIEDVGSIREDRIITVKGKNYSISEMLGENKAGKYAGGTYMIFYLSPSHYHRIHSPVTGKVADQWILGLKSFPVNKWGLKYGRDTLSKNYRSITEVRHGDAAIAIVKVGAMFVNSIELTHEGDQLEKGKEMAYFTFGSTVILLFEQGKFELEKSIRTPAHIKVGERIGTLM, encoded by the coding sequence TTGTTAAAACCTGTATATCGCCTGCTGATTGAATTGACAAATGGAAAATGGACATCCGGGATGCTGCAGAAATTTGCAAAATCAAATTTGAGCAGGCGGGTCATTCCGTCATTTATAAGGATTTATAATATAAATGAGAGTGAAATGGAAAAAAACCTGCATGAATATCCGACACTTCATGAGTTTTTCATTAGAAGGCTAAAAGAAGGTGCAAGAGTAACAGATGTGAGCCCTGACTCGGCAGTCAGTCCTGTAGATGCTGTAATCGAAGATGTTGGGAGCATCCGTGAGGACCGTATTATTACAGTAAAAGGAAAAAACTATTCCATCTCTGAGATGCTTGGTGAAAATAAAGCAGGAAAATATGCAGGCGGCACTTATATGATCTTTTATTTAAGTCCGAGCCACTATCATAGGATACACAGTCCGGTCACTGGAAAAGTAGCAGATCAATGGATTCTGGGGCTGAAATCTTTTCCGGTCAACAAATGGGGATTAAAATATGGAAGAGATACACTTTCCAAAAATTATCGGAGCATAACTGAAGTGAGGCATGGTGATGCAGCAATTGCGATTGTGAAGGTTGGCGCTATGTTTGTAAATTCCATTGAGCTTACTCATGAAGGGGATCAGCTTGAAAAAGGAAAGGAAATGGCCTATTTTACGTTTGGCTCTACTGTCATTCTCCTGTTTGAGCAAGGGAAATTCGAACTTGAAAAGTCAATCAGAACTCCTGCTCACATTAAAGTAGGGGAGCGGATTGGGACGCTAATGTGA
- a CDS encoding YrhC family protein: MKNEAKHLFEKMVDFKRFAISMLAVGSFFYIGLIIPDTANTVSDLYIMAGSSSAFLFGSILFFILSKRCRSKLNETDEGQEYLMRK, from the coding sequence ATGAAGAATGAAGCAAAGCATTTATTTGAAAAAATGGTGGATTTCAAGCGTTTTGCAATTTCTATGCTTGCTGTCGGATCTTTTTTTTACATTGGTTTGATTATCCCTGACACTGCAAATACAGTTTCTGATTTATATATAATGGCTGGATCTTCTTCAGCTTTCCTCTTTGGCTCAATCCTTTTCTTTATCCTTTCAAAACGATGCCGAAGTAAATTGAATGAAACGGATGAAGGCCAGGAATACCTAATGAGGAAATAA
- the sigK gene encoding RNA polymerase sporulation sigma factor SigK: protein MSGILTALGFLVKEIVFLVSYVKNNAFPQPLSPAEEKKYLRLMAAGDAHARNMLIEHNLRLVAHIVKKFENTGEDSEDLISIGTIGLIKAIESYSEGKGTKLATYAARCIENEILMHLRALKKTKKDVSLHDPIGQDKEGNEISLIDVLKSESEDVINTIQLNMELEKVKEYIDVLDDREKEVIVGRFGLDLQKEKTQREIAKELGISRSYVSRIEKRALMKMFHEFYRAEKEKRKNNS, encoded by the coding sequence ATGTCCGGCATTTTAACTGCACTCGGGTTTTTGGTTAAGGAGATTGTGTTTCTTGTATCTTATGTAAAAAATAATGCATTTCCTCAACCGCTGTCTCCAGCAGAAGAAAAGAAATACCTGCGATTGATGGCTGCAGGCGATGCGCATGCCCGTAATATGCTTATTGAACATAATCTAAGGCTGGTCGCCCATATTGTTAAGAAATTTGAAAACACAGGGGAGGATTCCGAAGATCTGATATCAATAGGGACAATCGGTCTGATAAAGGCCATTGAGAGCTATTCGGAAGGAAAAGGCACAAAACTTGCCACCTATGCAGCCCGCTGTATTGAAAATGAGATACTGATGCACTTGCGGGCACTGAAGAAGACGAAAAAAGATGTATCCCTTCATGATCCCATCGGACAGGACAAAGAAGGGAACGAAATATCCCTTATTGACGTTCTTAAGTCGGAATCTGAGGATGTTATTAATACGATTCAGCTAAATATGGAGCTGGAAAAAGTGAAGGAGTATATTGATGTTTTGGATGATAGAGAAAAAGAAGTAATTGTCGGCAGGTTCGGGCTTGACCTGCAAAAAGAAAAAACACAAAGAGAAATTGCCAAAGAGCTTGGCATCTCAAGAAGTTATGTCTCCCGAATTGAAAAGAGGGCACTGATGAAAATGTTCCATGAGTTTTATCGGGCGGAAAAAGAAAAAAGGAAAAATAACAGCTAA
- a CDS encoding sporulation histidine kinase inhibitor Sda, translating to MRKLSDELLIESYYKAKELQLSKDFIRLIETEIHRRSLSNRIKVTS from the coding sequence ATGCGTAAACTGTCAGATGAATTACTAATCGAATCATATTATAAAGCAAAGGAACTGCAGCTTAGCAAAGACTTCATTCGTTTAATCGAAACAGAAATCCACCGTCGCTCACTATCAAACAGAATAAAAGTTACTTCTTAA
- a CDS encoding YrzA family protein has translation MNFQFDLIEDKVEFYEALDLKELEKKINTQIEHNKAILLSVHHVSHQMHLDENGRTYYSAMVHYKVKK, from the coding sequence ATGAATTTTCAGTTCGATTTGATAGAAGATAAGGTTGAGTTCTATGAGGCTCTTGATTTAAAAGAGCTTGAAAAGAAAATAAATACACAGATTGAGCATAATAAAGCAATCCTTTTATCTGTCCATCACGTTTCCCATCAAATGCATCTTGATGAGAATGGAAGAACTTATTACTCGGCGATGGTACACTATAAAGTAAAAAAATAA
- the pssA gene encoding CDP-diacylglycerol--serine O-phosphatidyltransferase: protein MFLQDVLDLTIKKLKAQIANILTLSNLFLGCFAILFSINDNLNLSVLLIFIAALADRFDGMAARKMNIESDLGKQLDSMSDIISFGVAPALLLYIGVLYDFGAPGAFLTAIYIGCGALRLARFNICENNGYFTGLPITAAGCLATLCFLAVPYWPSPLFLFIMLTLSILMISPFRLKKV, encoded by the coding sequence ATGTTTTTACAGGATGTTCTTGATTTAACCATCAAGAAGCTAAAGGCACAGATAGCCAATATCTTAACTCTGTCTAACCTGTTTTTAGGGTGCTTTGCTATTTTATTTTCTATTAATGATAATTTGAATTTGAGTGTGCTGCTGATCTTTATCGCAGCACTTGCTGACCGTTTTGATGGGATGGCAGCAAGAAAAATGAATATTGAATCGGATTTAGGAAAGCAGCTGGATTCCATGAGTGATATTATTTCTTTTGGCGTTGCTCCTGCACTGCTCCTATACATAGGCGTCCTTTATGATTTTGGGGCACCAGGCGCCTTCTTAACGGCTATATATATCGGATGTGGAGCTTTGCGGCTTGCACGTTTTAACATCTGTGAAAATAATGGCTATTTTACAGGCTTGCCGATAACGGCTGCCGGCTGTCTGGCCACTTTATGCTTTCTGGCAGTTCCATATTGGCCTTCACCTTTATTTCTCTTTATCATGCTGACACTTTCCATTTTAATGATAAGCCCTTTCAGGCTGAAAAAGGTGTAA
- a CDS encoding M3 family oligoendopeptidase, which translates to MTVTAYSSVWDLDVFFKDGSDSAEFDQHLQETRKHIDSFFNQIHNWQPANSPADAAEISEIIELFQQTARKVRQAGAFVSCLQAQNTEDKKAKDLRGATTELSAAFQNALTAFDQKLASLEQSSWEQIINDKFLNELSFVLNERRENASERLSQEEETVINALAVDGYHGWGQMYDVIVGNIKIPYTENGEIKQLSVGQAANKFSSPDRNLRKEVFDNWEKSWNGQSDYLSKTLNHLAGFRLNVYKLRGWNDFLKEPLDLNRMKKETLDTMWDVISGNKAPLVKYLERKAKLLGLEKLSWYDLDAPLSKSETKLTYQQGANFILEQFAHFGEEMTAFSKKAFEEKWIEAEDRPGKAPGGFHTYFPESSQSRIFMTYSGTPSNVSTLAHELGHGFHTYAMRDLHLLNRNYAMNVAETASTFAEMIVSDAAVKNAGSEEEKLALLEDKVQRSVALLMNIHARFLFETRFYEERKRGNVSADRLNEIMTGAQKEAYGSALDEYHPSFWASKLHFFITGVPFYNFPYTFGYLFSLGIYAQALKEGKGYEEKYIALLKDTASMTVEDLAMKHLNADLTKPEFWESAVQLCMDDVEEFLALTEN; encoded by the coding sequence ATGACTGTAACAGCCTATTCGTCAGTATGGGATTTGGATGTCTTTTTTAAGGATGGAAGCGACTCAGCAGAATTTGATCAGCATTTACAGGAAACAAGAAAGCATATTGATTCATTCTTTAATCAAATACATAACTGGCAGCCTGCTAATTCACCTGCAGATGCAGCTGAAATAAGTGAAATCATTGAACTTTTCCAGCAGACGGCAAGAAAGGTGCGCCAGGCTGGTGCTTTTGTAAGCTGTCTTCAGGCTCAGAATACCGAGGATAAGAAAGCGAAAGATCTTAGAGGGGCAACTACGGAACTTAGTGCAGCTTTTCAAAACGCTTTAACGGCATTTGATCAGAAGCTTGCAAGTTTAGAACAAAGTTCTTGGGAGCAAATTATAAATGATAAATTTTTAAATGAACTCTCATTTGTATTAAACGAACGCCGCGAAAATGCTTCAGAAAGACTTTCGCAAGAAGAAGAAACTGTCATTAATGCCCTTGCTGTTGATGGTTACCACGGATGGGGCCAGATGTATGACGTAATAGTAGGAAATATAAAAATCCCTTACACTGAAAATGGCGAGATAAAGCAGCTTTCAGTTGGACAGGCTGCTAATAAGTTTTCAAGTCCTGACAGAAATTTACGCAAAGAGGTATTTGATAATTGGGAAAAATCATGGAATGGCCAGTCTGACTATTTATCTAAAACCTTAAATCATTTAGCCGGTTTTAGATTAAATGTTTATAAATTAAGAGGCTGGAATGACTTCCTCAAAGAACCTCTGGACTTAAACAGGATGAAAAAAGAAACTCTTGATACAATGTGGGATGTAATTTCCGGAAATAAAGCACCTCTTGTTAAATATTTGGAGAGAAAAGCTAAGCTTTTAGGATTAGAAAAATTAAGCTGGTATGACCTGGATGCCCCGCTCTCCAAGTCAGAAACAAAATTAACTTATCAGCAGGGTGCAAATTTTATCCTTGAGCAGTTTGCTCACTTTGGAGAAGAAATGACAGCCTTTTCTAAAAAAGCGTTTGAAGAAAAATGGATTGAAGCAGAAGATCGTCCAGGAAAGGCGCCTGGAGGATTCCATACCTACTTCCCTGAAAGCAGCCAATCAAGGATCTTTATGACATACTCAGGGACACCATCCAATGTTTCAACCCTGGCACATGAACTGGGGCATGGTTTTCATACATACGCAATGAGGGACCTTCATTTGCTGAATCGAAATTATGCCATGAATGTTGCTGAGACAGCTTCTACTTTTGCAGAAATGATTGTCTCTGATGCAGCAGTGAAAAATGCAGGGTCAGAAGAAGAAAAACTGGCGCTTTTGGAAGATAAAGTGCAAAGGTCTGTTGCATTGCTTATGAATATCCATGCACGATTCCTGTTTGAAACACGATTCTATGAAGAAAGAAAACGGGGAAATGTAAGTGCGGACCGTCTGAATGAAATCATGACGGGTGCCCAAAAAGAAGCTTATGGCAGCGCACTTGATGAGTATCATCCATCTTTCTGGGCTTCAAAGCTCCATTTCTTTATTACTGGCGTGCCGTTTTATAATTTCCCATATACTTTTGGATATTTGTTCTCGCTTGGAATCTATGCACAGGCTCTTAAAGAAGGAAAAGGATATGAAGAAAAATATATAGCATTATTAAAGGATACAGCATCGATGACAGTCGAAGATTTGGCTATGAAGCATTTAAATGCCGATTTAACAAAACCTGAGTTCTGGGAAAGTGCCGTTCAATTATGCATGGACGATGTGGAAGAGTTCCTGGCATTAACAGAAAATTAA
- a CDS encoding DUF2642 domain-containing protein yields MKNIFKKLMGENLKLKLSEKKVLTGLLIDIGSDILVLFDGKDYLYIPAVHIQDMNVLNSSEISINPPADSPNLEHQDELSLRKILNSAKGMFSEIYITGNQAIHGYVTSIMNNYFVFYSPVYKTMLISLNHLKWLIPYTSNKRPYGLNNEQLPLSPTNISLARSLEVQVDKLAGELIVINVGGHCQVIGKVVKLENNFIELVTAKQEYIYLNMHHLKTIHFTNNQ; encoded by the coding sequence TTGAAAAATATATTTAAAAAACTAATGGGAGAGAACTTAAAATTAAAGTTATCCGAAAAAAAAGTTTTGACGGGGTTATTGATTGACATTGGAAGCGATATACTTGTACTGTTCGATGGAAAAGATTATTTATATATTCCGGCTGTTCATATTCAGGATATGAATGTCCTGAATTCAAGTGAAATTTCAATAAATCCGCCAGCCGATTCTCCTAATCTGGAACATCAAGATGAGCTGTCATTAAGAAAAATATTGAATTCAGCAAAAGGAATGTTCAGTGAAATATATATTACTGGCAATCAGGCTATCCATGGGTACGTAACAAGCATAATGAATAATTACTTTGTGTTTTATTCTCCTGTATATAAAACTATGCTGATATCACTAAATCATTTAAAGTGGCTCATCCCTTATACTTCAAATAAACGGCCTTATGGGCTTAATAACGAGCAGCTTCCTTTAAGTCCAACAAACATTTCATTAGCCAGATCACTTGAAGTTCAAGTTGACAAACTGGCTGGAGAGTTAATTGTCATAAACGTAGGAGGGCACTGCCAAGTGATAGGCAAAGTGGTTAAATTAGAGAATAATTTTATTGAATTAGTTACAGCTAAACAAGAGTATATCTATTTAAACATGCACCATCTTAAAACAATACATTTTACTAATAACCAGTAA
- a CDS encoding YqeG family HAD IIIA-type phosphatase: MLKHFLPDQHVKSIFEITPHSLQEKGVKGIITDLDNTLVEWDRPNATPKLISWFEEMKQSNIKVTIVSNNNENRVKAFSDPLDIPFIYQARKPMGRAFRRALSEMELRKEETVVIGDQLLTDVLGGNRSGFHTILVVPVAQTDGFFTKFNRLVERRILNWFRKKGMIQWED, translated from the coding sequence GTGTTAAAGCATTTTTTGCCTGATCAGCATGTAAAAAGTATATTTGAAATCACTCCCCACAGTTTACAGGAAAAGGGAGTTAAAGGAATTATCACGGACCTGGATAATACATTAGTCGAATGGGACAGGCCAAATGCAACACCGAAGCTGATTAGCTGGTTTGAAGAAATGAAGCAAAGCAACATCAAGGTTACTATTGTGTCAAATAATAATGAAAATCGGGTTAAGGCTTTTTCCGACCCTCTTGATATTCCATTTATTTACCAGGCTAGAAAGCCAATGGGCAGGGCCTTCCGAAGAGCTCTATCAGAGATGGAGCTGAGAAAAGAAGAAACAGTTGTGATTGGTGATCAATTGCTGACTGATGTCCTGGGGGGAAACAGAAGCGGCTTCCATACTATTTTGGTCGTGCCTGTTGCTCAAACTGACGGGTTTTTTACAAAATTTAACCGGCTGGTGGAAAGACGAATATTAAATTGGTTCAGAAAAAAGGGAATGATTCAGTGGGAGGATTAA